Below is a window of Quercus robur chromosome 6, dhQueRobu3.1, whole genome shotgun sequence DNA.
ttgaattaaatttaaataaatggctagACATTCGAATATTAAAAACTTGGCTGATGTATTTCAAATTTGTGAAATGCATAATTTCAATCATattatgttatatatttttctcaaagGGATGTGGGGAATCAAACTTCTTGAGTAAATTATTAGtctctttgttttctctttctttcttttaaagatATATATGAGTGCCTGTGTGATTGTTTTGAGCTCgatttgaaagttgaaagaTACTCATGCATCTGGAAAAAACCAAGTTTTGTTCCTTTCTTGGTAAGGTTAGTTTAAGTCACCAAAGTTTTCCATCTTAACATTATTAAATATAAGGCTGATGTTCCACTTGTTGCCTCGAATATAGATGTAATTAATAGCTTGATTAGACTGCTTTGAAACATCACTATCATCAAAGCTGGAAACTATGGGGtatcaaaaaaaggaaatgcTATAATAAACTTTTGATCTTTGATCTGGTGGATGTTTCTCTTGCTGAATAATTGGTAACATGGATGGTTGAGGAAAAGAAACTTGTACTGAACATCATCCACTTGATATCCTTGGTAGTATATAATTACAAATGATATCTTTGGAAGTATGCTCCACTGCCCAAAATTCAAATGACCACAACTGTGCATTGAATCATGCCGACTTCCGCATATTAGtttcagttttattttttatttataaagcAGGCAGCAGGATCAGTCAGAGGGCACATCAGTTCAGCCTGAAGAAAGTGGTTCCCATGCAGTTGCTGATGAAGAAAACGATCTGTTTTGGGGTTCAGATGATATCCCaggtagcatgttactttgtacTATGTCATGGTGAAGTTATATAGCAAGCATCAACTAAAAATTCTTCCATTTGCAGTGGAAGCAAAGACTTGCTTAGATAGTCCAACAGGCAAAGATGCTCATTTGAATCACTTTGTGAAGCCCCCTGCAAATCTAGTCGTTCTTGAAGGTGATTGCCTAGATACTACTGCTGATGGCGGGGAATTAGAGTCATATCTGGTACCATAGTTGCTTCATTTGTTAATAGATTGAGGAATTATTAGCATATGTATTCCAACTCATTAATCATATCATTTATTGTTGCAGTTGGCCACGAACGATCTTTACCAGGATTTTATTCTATTAGATCCATGCGATGCTGCAGCAgttgatgaatttttcaagGGGGATAAAGCTGGTAAAGGCCAAAATAGTGCTTACAGAGGCAGCTCAGCTCGCAAGAGCTTTCTATCTCCCACCAGACGTTCTGGGGGAACTGCACGTAAGTCATCTATTAGAAAGAGCCAGGATCCCAACCTCGTCCAATCTCCTCGGGTTGGTTGCAGCATTGATAATAATCGAAATGTTGAGCCAAACCCCCCTTCCCGTGATAATTTTGATGACAACAATTGTGGATTTGATATGGGCGATAGATATTCAGAACCTAGGGATTTGGAtgattcagatgatgatgatgatccaTGGAAGCCTTTGAATCCCCATGAACCTGGAAACTTGAGAGTGAAGCCTTTTAAAAAAGGTTGCTGAAACATTTCTTTCTTTAGCTTactttgttctcaatttcataTGCATGTAACACTttgcttttctatttttgtttaatacCTAGCAGCGAAAGCTTTCAGAAGGAATAAGGTTAATTCTTCAAAGGGAGTTTCCATATCTACTCTTTTTCCAATTGCTAGATTGCATGGTACTATCAGTCCGGAGCTCACTGAAATCTGGGAGATGCGATCTCAAGCTTTTGAAAGACAAAGGGAGTTCCACTCTCCTCCATTATATGAAAAGGTACTTTTTCTTTCATAGGTTTTGTTCATTTAAATTGGTAGTTATGATTTATAGTTCCTGTTATTCTAACTGCAGTTACGGCAATCACTTACTAATGGAGGACATGAAACATTCAATGCCTTTAATAACCCTGAGGATGACACTGAGGACTGTGCATATGATAGCGGGAATCCTCATTTTGGGGAACCTGATTCTGACTTTCCGgagaatatatatatggatGAAGATGTACCTCTTCACAATGAAAAGGTTAGGAGAGATCAGCAATATgattatgttattaatcattacatccacaacaaaatagaataattttgttagattttttattcattgaTCTTTACACAGCATGATGATGGTGCTGCTCACTTTGGTACCAATGAAGACTTTGGACATGAAGATCCCAATTCTCATGCAAGCCTGGAAGACCTTTGTCGCTCTCACCTAGTAAGCACAGAGTTTGTTGACTTTGCAACTGAGACACTATAGATTGTTTATACCATTATATCTGTAGGAGCTAATTTGATATCTCTTAGGATTCAATCTGTGTCTCAAGAATTTTAAAGCATGTGGTTGTAAGTCAATACTCATGTTTGAGAAAACAAGAAATTGGTTGAGTCTGGCTCtaatttttaatggaaaaacaTTAAACTAAAAAGCAGCTTCTTGTTAAAAAGTTTACCCTGCAGCAACTATTAAAACCAGTTATACTATTCACAGCACGGGGAGTGCAAAATACCACCATAAGATTAATTCTGGAAGTTGGAATGTTTGATGTAAAAGTGTCTCATTTGCATATTTGCATCCATAATTAATTTAGATACAGTTAAAACACCAGTAATCTTAAATAATGAACTTGCTTCAAATGCAGCTTTTTTGGTTCCCTATTTACAGTCCTataagatttatatttatatctatatgcAGCCATCACTTTCTCGTCTAATGTCTGAGTATATTTGTTAACATTTCAGAGATTGCTGTGAGTTTGATTATGGGAGTCTGGTCTCTTTAACTTTGCAATCACAttttcatcatttattttttgctttgttgATTAACCATGTTTTCTCATGTAGGATGCTCTCCTTGCTAGCATAGCTGAAAATGAGAAGCAGACTGAATTGGCTGCTCGGGTTTCGACATGGAAACAGAAGATTGAGCACAACTTGGAGGAGCAAGTGAATACTATcacttttgctttctttttgtcttaactaccacaatttttttttatcgatTGCAGCCAATTGTCATATTACATTATTCTTGCtcatttaaatttgtttctagtaatttgaattaaaacaaCCTATATGTCTGATAGGAATCATGCCCTCCATTTGATATTCATGACTACGGCGATAGGATTCTTGACAAACTATCCCTTGAAGCGCACAATGGAAATGTCATGTCTTTTGCTGATGTGGTAAAGGGACAAGAGAAGTACAATGTGGCTCGAAGCTTTTCTGCACTTCTTCAATTGGTAGTTCCACATCTagcaaaattttataatttaccttttttatttcaagGAATTGCTTCTTGATAAAATGTCAATTATATTCTAGTATGAAACTTTGAAAAGATGCTATTATATTTCCGCTATAATCTCTTATGGTGGTGAAATGATCCCCAAGGAATCAGATACTGCTTGGCCTATAGATTATAAGGAATTgtgattcattttcttttcaggTGAACAATGGAGAGGTTGATTTAGATAGGAGTGGAGTCGATGGCAAGTCCATCTGTTACACTGCTGTGAATCCTTTCCACGTTCGTCTCCTCAGCCATGACAAGAAACaggaggaaaaacaatttcgatTTTCAAAAAAGAGAGCTAAATCTCCAATAGGAAAAGAATGTGCTAAAAGCAATAGGAACAAGCCTGGGAAAGATAAATCACCCGCCAATGATTCATCTTCTAAGGAATATAAATCAACAGAGGGGTCATCACAGCCAAATTGCAAATTTTCTGTGAAGCTAGGAAAGATCAGTGGTGTACGTTGCACTCCTGAAGGCAAGAGGAGACGAAGGTCAAGATTAATTGAACCAGTTGACCTACATTCTGCAGGATGAAATAGACATCAGTAACAAGTCGCCACTTTTTCTTGTCAGATGACAATTCAATACCTTTTGTTGAATCACTGAGGTCCATTAAAGTGACCTTGTAATTGCAGTTCTAGATTGCTAACAATTATTAGGTGTTACCTGTATTGTTTTCCGTTTAACCTTATTACCTGGATGTACTATATAGATCCTGTAACACCATGTatttttatcaatgcagaatgATCTATTTGTAATATATACAAAGACCAATTTTCCTTCAGTATTGATtcgtcaaaaaataaaataaaattccaactCTACTGCCCTTGATGTGATTTATTCactcctctctttcttttatttaattacttaaaaaaagaagaaaaataaagactGGGTTTGTTTCCCATAACAGCCAGTTCAATTTATACCTAATCTTGTTCCTGATTAGCTATTATGGGATTCTAAGATCAGCCCCAGGCCCCCAACACATGTACAAGCTTTGTTCTTGAAGCAGCATGTGCATACGTGCGTGCAAGTGTTCTCTACATGTGCTTTCATGTATATAAAACTCAAATTGTGCCAAACATGGTTTACAATAATATCAAGCTACCATGATGAAGCAAAGTTAACTTTGTCGTGCAATGTAACCAATTTGTGTTTCCTAAAGTTTTTAATGTGGAGTTGGTTGGCTCTTACTCTGGATTGGCCAATCATCCTTAGTAGAAGTCAATGATTTAGTACGACATGTGGGAGTGGTTGTTCACTCTGCTCTGAATTTGTTAAAAGTCGGTGGCAAGAGTGGTTGTTAATGCTGCCTTGATGATGTTAAAAGTTGAGGTAATGATTGTGGTCGGTATTGAGGTACCTACCTTTGATATTATGGGGTTGTTGCCTAGTTTTTATAAAAGGATTTTACTAACATGTGCTCTTAAGACATATGTTAGTAAActtttttaggaaattttttataaagaaaaatgaaaaata
It encodes the following:
- the LOC126689005 gene encoding condensin-2 complex subunit H2 isoform X1 yields the protein MSNTREEASASGYHTVQPERDLQSNWEVDLAKKLEDYLFKICSGEIPYDDHAPVNFAEAALLLQGSVQVYSRKVEYLYSLVLRALEFLSQKSRQQDQSEGTSVQPEESGSHAVADEENDLFWGSDDIPVEAKTCLDSPTGKDAHLNHFVKPPANLVVLEGDCLDTTADGGELESYLLATNDLYQDFILLDPCDAAAVDEFFKGDKAGKGQNSAYRGSSARKSFLSPTRRSGGTARKSSIRKSQDPNLVQSPRVGCSIDNNRNVEPNPPSRDNFDDNNCGFDMGDRYSEPRDLDDSDDDDDPWKPLNPHEPGNLRVKPFKKAAKAFRRNKVNSSKGVSISTLFPIARLHGTISPELTEIWEMRSQAFERQREFHSPPLYEKLRQSLTNGGHETFNAFNNPEDDTEDCAYDSGNPHFGEPDSDFPENIYMDEDVPLHNEKHDDGAAHFGTNEDFGHEDPNSHASLEDLCRSHLDALLASIAENEKQTELAARVSTWKQKIEHNLEEQESCPPFDIHDYGDRILDKLSLEAHNGNVMSFADVVKGQEKYNVARSFSALLQLVNNGEVDLDRSGVDGKSICYTAVNPFHVRLLSHDKKQEEKQFRFSKKRAKSPIGKECAKSNRNKPGKDKSPANDSSSKEYKSTEGSSQPNCKFSVKLGKISGVRCTPEGKRRRRSRLIEPVDLHSAG
- the LOC126689005 gene encoding condensin-2 complex subunit H2 isoform X4, which encodes MSNTREEASASGYHTVQPERDLQSNWEVDLAKKLEDYLFKICSGEIPYDDHAPVNFAEAALLLQGSVQVYSRKVEYLYSLVLRALEFLSQKRQQDQSEGTSVQPEESGSHAVADEENDLFWGSDDIPVEAKTCLDSPTGKDAHLNHFVKPPANLVVLEGDCLDTTADGGELESYLLATNDLYQDFILLDPCDAAAVDEFFKGDKAGKGQNSAYRGSSARKSFLSPTRRSGGTARKSSIRKSQDPNLVQSPRVGCSIDNNRNVEPNPPSRDNFDDNNCGFDMGDRYSEPRDLDDSDDDDDPWKPLNPHEPGNLRVKPFKKAKAFRRNKVNSSKGVSISTLFPIARLHGTISPELTEIWEMRSQAFERQREFHSPPLYEKLRQSLTNGGHETFNAFNNPEDDTEDCAYDSGNPHFGEPDSDFPENIYMDEDVPLHNEKHDDGAAHFGTNEDFGHEDPNSHASLEDLCRSHLDALLASIAENEKQTELAARVSTWKQKIEHNLEEQESCPPFDIHDYGDRILDKLSLEAHNGNVMSFADVVKGQEKYNVARSFSALLQLVNNGEVDLDRSGVDGKSICYTAVNPFHVRLLSHDKKQEEKQFRFSKKRAKSPIGKECAKSNRNKPGKDKSPANDSSSKEYKSTEGSSQPNCKFSVKLGKISGVRCTPEGKRRRRSRLIEPVDLHSAG
- the LOC126689005 gene encoding condensin-2 complex subunit H2 isoform X3, with amino-acid sequence MSNTREEASASGYHTVQPERDLQSNWEVDLAKKLEDYLFKICSGEIPYDDHAPVNFAEAALLLQGSVQVYSRKVEYLYSLVLRALEFLSQKRQQDQSEGTSVQPEESGSHAVADEENDLFWGSDDIPVEAKTCLDSPTGKDAHLNHFVKPPANLVVLEGDCLDTTADGGELESYLLATNDLYQDFILLDPCDAAAVDEFFKGDKAGKGQNSAYRGSSARKSFLSPTRRSGGTARKSSIRKSQDPNLVQSPRVGCSIDNNRNVEPNPPSRDNFDDNNCGFDMGDRYSEPRDLDDSDDDDDPWKPLNPHEPGNLRVKPFKKAAKAFRRNKVNSSKGVSISTLFPIARLHGTISPELTEIWEMRSQAFERQREFHSPPLYEKLRQSLTNGGHETFNAFNNPEDDTEDCAYDSGNPHFGEPDSDFPENIYMDEDVPLHNEKHDDGAAHFGTNEDFGHEDPNSHASLEDLCRSHLDALLASIAENEKQTELAARVSTWKQKIEHNLEEQESCPPFDIHDYGDRILDKLSLEAHNGNVMSFADVVKGQEKYNVARSFSALLQLVNNGEVDLDRSGVDGKSICYTAVNPFHVRLLSHDKKQEEKQFRFSKKRAKSPIGKECAKSNRNKPGKDKSPANDSSSKEYKSTEGSSQPNCKFSVKLGKISGVRCTPEGKRRRRSRLIEPVDLHSAG
- the LOC126689005 gene encoding condensin-2 complex subunit H2 isoform X2 produces the protein MSNTREEASASGYHTVQPERDLQSNWEVDLAKKLEDYLFKICSGEIPYDDHAPVNFAEAALLLQGSVQVYSRKVEYLYSLVLRALEFLSQKSRQQDQSEGTSVQPEESGSHAVADEENDLFWGSDDIPVEAKTCLDSPTGKDAHLNHFVKPPANLVVLEGDCLDTTADGGELESYLLATNDLYQDFILLDPCDAAAVDEFFKGDKAGKGQNSAYRGSSARKSFLSPTRRSGGTARKSSIRKSQDPNLVQSPRVGCSIDNNRNVEPNPPSRDNFDDNNCGFDMGDRYSEPRDLDDSDDDDDPWKPLNPHEPGNLRVKPFKKAKAFRRNKVNSSKGVSISTLFPIARLHGTISPELTEIWEMRSQAFERQREFHSPPLYEKLRQSLTNGGHETFNAFNNPEDDTEDCAYDSGNPHFGEPDSDFPENIYMDEDVPLHNEKHDDGAAHFGTNEDFGHEDPNSHASLEDLCRSHLDALLASIAENEKQTELAARVSTWKQKIEHNLEEQESCPPFDIHDYGDRILDKLSLEAHNGNVMSFADVVKGQEKYNVARSFSALLQLVNNGEVDLDRSGVDGKSICYTAVNPFHVRLLSHDKKQEEKQFRFSKKRAKSPIGKECAKSNRNKPGKDKSPANDSSSKEYKSTEGSSQPNCKFSVKLGKISGVRCTPEGKRRRRSRLIEPVDLHSAG